Proteins encoded within one genomic window of Ideonella dechloratans:
- a CDS encoding LysR family transcriptional regulator, with protein sequence MKTTLDELQAFAAVVDGGSITAAAERLGQTVSGISRSLGRLEQKLATTLLRRTTRRLELTEEGEVFLARARQILAAVDEAEEQMAARREQPAGRLRVDAATPFMLHVIAPLVDSYRAAHPQVTLELHSNEGITDLIEHRTDVAFRIGTLRDSTLHARPLGSSRIRVLASPAYLARCGTPRRLQDLAGHTLLGFTQPEALNDWPLRTPEGTPLRIAPAIASSSGETLRQLALAGAGIVCLSDFMTLEDRRSDRLVPLFVRQSLDIRQAIHAVYYRNTALSSRITSFLDHVVQRLDPRAFEA encoded by the coding sequence ATGAAGACCACCCTCGATGAACTCCAGGCCTTTGCCGCGGTGGTGGATGGCGGCTCCATCACCGCCGCGGCCGAGCGGCTGGGCCAGACCGTCTCCGGCATCAGCCGCAGCCTGGGCCGGCTGGAGCAGAAGCTGGCCACCACCCTGCTGCGCCGGACCACCCGCCGCCTGGAACTGACCGAGGAAGGTGAGGTCTTCCTGGCCCGGGCGCGCCAGATCCTGGCCGCCGTGGACGAGGCTGAGGAGCAGATGGCCGCCCGGCGCGAGCAGCCGGCCGGCCGGCTGCGGGTGGATGCGGCCACGCCCTTCATGCTGCATGTGATCGCCCCGCTGGTGGACAGCTACCGGGCCGCACACCCGCAGGTCACGCTGGAGCTGCACAGCAATGAGGGCATCACCGACCTGATCGAACACCGCACCGATGTGGCCTTTCGCATCGGCACGCTGCGCGATTCCACCCTGCACGCCCGGCCCCTGGGCAGCAGCCGCATCCGGGTGCTGGCCAGCCCGGCTTACCTGGCCCGCTGCGGCACACCTCGGCGGCTGCAGGACCTGGCCGGCCACACCCTGCTGGGCTTCACCCAGCCGGAAGCGCTCAACGACTGGCCGCTGCGCACGCCCGAGGGCACACCGCTGCGTATCGCGCCGGCCATTGCCTCGTCCAGCGGCGAGACGCTGCGTCAGCTGGCCCTGGCGGGCGCGGGCATCGTCTGCCTGTCCGATTTCATGACCCTGGAGGACCGCCGCAGCGACCGGCTGGTGCCGCTGTTCGTGCGGCAGAGCCTGGACATCCGCCAGGCCATCCACGCGGTCTACTACCGCAACACCGCCCTGTCCTCACGCATCACCAGCTTCCTGGACCACGTGGTCCAGCGCCTGGATCCGCGGGCCTTCGAGGCTTGA
- a CDS encoding symmetrical bis(5'-nucleosyl)-tetraphosphatase, translating into MHYLIGDLQGCCDAFERLLAELDFSPSRDHLHLLGDLVNRGPDSLGVLRRLRDLEGSATCLLGNHDLHLLAVAAGVKRPNRKDTLDAILADEDREGWLAWLRQRKLADLDQGWLMVHAGVLPQWDTAKTLALAAEVEDLLRGPELPAFLQQMYGNHPARWQDDLQGLDRLRAIVNVLTRIRFCAADGTLDLETKDSAEAAPPGMRPWFEHPHRATVSQPIAFGHWSTLGLINRPTLLAIDTGCIWGGALTAVRVDGGRRDVVQVRCAQAQAPGKG; encoded by the coding sequence ATGCACTACCTCATCGGCGACCTGCAAGGCTGCTGCGACGCCTTCGAACGGCTGCTGGCCGAACTGGACTTTTCCCCCTCGCGCGATCACCTCCACCTGCTGGGCGATCTGGTCAACCGCGGCCCCGATTCCCTGGGCGTGCTGCGCCGCCTGCGCGACCTGGAGGGCAGCGCCACCTGCCTGCTGGGCAACCACGACCTGCACCTGCTGGCGGTGGCCGCCGGTGTGAAGCGCCCCAACCGCAAGGACACGCTGGACGCCATCCTGGCCGACGAGGACCGCGAAGGCTGGCTGGCCTGGCTGCGCCAGCGCAAGCTGGCCGACCTGGACCAGGGTTGGTTGATGGTGCACGCCGGCGTGCTGCCCCAATGGGACACCGCCAAGACCCTGGCCCTGGCCGCCGAGGTCGAAGACCTGCTGCGCGGCCCCGAGCTGCCGGCCTTCCTGCAGCAGATGTACGGCAACCACCCGGCCCGTTGGCAGGACGATCTGCAGGGCCTGGACCGCCTGCGCGCCATCGTCAACGTGCTCACCCGCATCCGCTTCTGTGCCGCCGATGGCACGCTGGACCTGGAGACCAAGGACAGCGCCGAGGCCGCGCCGCCCGGCATGCGCCCCTGGTTCGAACACCCGCACCGGGCCACCGTCAGCCAGCCCATCGCCTTCGGCCACTGGTCCACCCTGGGGCTGATCAACCGCCCCACCCTGCTGGCCATCGACACCGGCTGCATCTGGGGCGGCGCCCTCACCGCCGTGCGGGTGGATGGCGGGCGGCGCGACGTGGTGCAGGTGCGTTGCGCCCAGGCCCAGGCCCCCGGCAAGGGCTGA
- a CDS encoding MFS transporter, translating into MPIALLALTLSAFAIGTTEFVIVGLIPTIAADLQVSLPSAGLLVSLYALGVAVGAPVLTALTGRVPRKALLLGLMALFTLGNLAAWQAPGYGTLVLARVLTGLAHGVFFSIGSIIATSVVPKDKAASAIAIMFTGLTVALVTGVPLGTFIGQHFGWRETFLAVSALGVLACLGSLLFVPRDVHHSAPATLRQQLAVLGQPRLLLVYAMTAVGYGGSFVAFTFLAPILQQVSGYSANAVSAVMLVYGVSVAAGNLWGGWLADRRGPVAALVLIFALLALVLLVLQFTAPHPVAVLLTVLAWGAVAFGNVPGLQVYVVQQAQRFAPQAVDVASGLNIAAFNLGIAGGAWLGGHIVAGWGLMHTPWIGAVVVSGAVGLTAWSGWLDRRLPAPVGRRENSTCAVAPR; encoded by the coding sequence ATGCCCATAGCCTTGCTGGCGCTGACGCTCAGCGCCTTCGCCATCGGAACCACCGAGTTCGTCATCGTCGGGCTGATCCCCACCATCGCCGCCGACCTGCAGGTCAGCCTGCCCTCGGCCGGGCTGCTGGTCAGCCTCTACGCCCTGGGCGTGGCCGTGGGCGCGCCGGTGCTCACCGCGCTGACTGGCCGCGTGCCGCGCAAGGCCCTGCTGCTGGGCCTGATGGCGCTGTTCACGCTGGGCAACCTGGCGGCCTGGCAGGCGCCGGGCTACGGCACCCTGGTGCTGGCGCGGGTGCTCACCGGCCTGGCCCATGGGGTGTTCTTCTCCATCGGCTCCATCATCGCCACCAGCGTGGTGCCCAAGGACAAGGCCGCCAGCGCGATCGCCATCATGTTCACCGGCCTGACCGTGGCCCTGGTCACCGGCGTGCCGCTGGGCACCTTCATCGGCCAGCACTTCGGTTGGCGCGAGACCTTCCTGGCCGTGTCGGCGCTGGGCGTGCTGGCCTGCCTCGGCAGCCTGCTGTTCGTGCCGCGTGACGTGCACCACAGCGCGCCCGCCACACTGCGCCAGCAGCTGGCGGTGCTGGGGCAGCCGCGCCTGCTGCTGGTCTATGCGATGACGGCGGTGGGTTACGGCGGCTCCTTCGTCGCCTTCACCTTTCTCGCGCCCATCCTGCAGCAGGTCAGCGGCTACTCGGCGAATGCGGTCAGCGCGGTGATGTTGGTCTATGGCGTCTCGGTGGCCGCGGGCAATCTGTGGGGTGGCTGGCTGGCCGACCGGCGCGGCCCGGTGGCGGCGCTGGTCCTCATCTTCGCGCTGCTGGCGCTGGTGCTGCTCGTGCTGCAGTTCACCGCGCCGCACCCGGTGGCGGTGCTGCTGACCGTGCTGGCCTGGGGTGCCGTGGCCTTCGGCAACGTGCCGGGCCTGCAGGTCTATGTGGTGCAGCAGGCCCAGCGCTTTGCGCCGCAGGCCGTGGACGTGGCCTCGGGTCTGAACATCGCCGCCTTCAATCTGGGCATTGCCGGCGGCGCCTGGCTGGGCGGTCACATCGTGGCCGGCTGGGGGCTGATGCACACGCCCTGGATCGGCGCGGTGGTGGTGTCGGGGGCCGTGGGCCTGACGGCCTGGAGCGGGTGGCTGGACCGGCGTCTGCCGGCGCCGGTCGGGCGGCGGGAAAACTCGACTTGTGCGGTTGCGCCGCGCTGA
- a CDS encoding MFS transporter, with product MSAPAAAVQPRNSARQVAIASLVGTAIEFYDYYIYAAAAVLVFNTQFFPKGDASIATLLSLSTLALAFVARPVGSALFGHFGDRIGRKRTLVASLLTMGLSTVAIGMLPSYEQIGVWAPILLCVFRIGQGIGLGGEWGGAALVATENAPEGRRGWFGTFPQLGAPIGLFLANGGFFLVSYFLGAETMVAWGWRIPFLLSFVMVLVGLYVRLNLQESHVFEQAEKAGRKLHAPVAAVLRQHGRAILLGTLIMTTTYVLFYLMTAFVQVYSKSPVGVSPAGHPTGLGIPANTFTGILLIGAIVFGIFTSLSGVLADTLGRRLWLILVTLGIMAFGLAMPALLTHGTPMTVLVFIIIGLSLMGCTFGPMAALLPEMFPTEVRYSGASLAYNFASIVGASIPTLVALDLNKNFGLWGVGLYLAANGLLTLGALLATRETRLLDLTLVKA from the coding sequence ATGTCCGCCCCCGCCGCCGCTGTCCAGCCGCGCAATTCCGCCCGCCAGGTCGCCATCGCCTCCCTGGTCGGCACCGCCATCGAGTTCTACGACTACTACATCTACGCCGCCGCCGCGGTGCTGGTGTTCAACACCCAGTTCTTCCCCAAGGGCGACGCCTCCATCGCCACGCTGCTGTCGCTGTCCACGCTGGCCCTGGCCTTCGTGGCCCGGCCGGTGGGCTCGGCCCTGTTCGGCCACTTCGGCGACCGCATCGGCCGCAAGCGCACCCTGGTGGCTTCGCTGCTGACCATGGGCCTGTCCACCGTGGCCATCGGCATGCTGCCGTCCTATGAACAGATCGGGGTCTGGGCCCCCATCCTGCTGTGCGTGTTCCGCATCGGCCAGGGCATCGGCCTGGGCGGCGAGTGGGGTGGCGCCGCGCTGGTGGCCACCGAGAACGCGCCGGAAGGCCGCCGCGGCTGGTTCGGCACCTTCCCGCAGCTGGGCGCGCCCATCGGCCTGTTCCTGGCCAACGGCGGCTTCTTCCTGGTCAGCTATTTCCTGGGCGCCGAGACCATGGTGGCCTGGGGCTGGCGCATCCCCTTCCTGCTGTCCTTCGTGATGGTGCTGGTGGGCCTGTACGTGCGCCTGAACCTGCAGGAAAGCCATGTCTTCGAGCAGGCCGAAAAGGCGGGCCGCAAGCTGCACGCCCCGGTGGCCGCCGTGCTGCGCCAGCACGGCCGCGCCATCCTGCTGGGCACGCTGATCATGACCACCACCTACGTGCTCTTCTACCTGATGACGGCCTTCGTGCAGGTGTACTCGAAGAGTCCCGTGGGCGTCTCGCCCGCCGGCCACCCCACCGGCCTGGGCATCCCGGCCAACACCTTCACCGGCATCCTGCTGATCGGCGCCATCGTCTTCGGCATCTTCACCAGCCTGTCGGGCGTGCTGGCCGACACCCTGGGCCGTCGCCTGTGGCTCATCCTGGTCACGTTGGGCATCATGGCCTTCGGCCTGGCCATGCCGGCGCTGCTGACCCACGGCACCCCGATGACCGTGCTGGTGTTCATCATCATCGGCCTGTCGCTCATGGGCTGCACCTTCGGCCCCATGGCCGCGCTGCTGCCGGAGATGTTCCCGACCGAGGTGCGTTACTCCGGGGCCTCGCTGGCCTACAACTTCGCCTCCATCGTCGGCGCCTCCATCCCCACCCTGGTGGCCCTGGACCTGAACAAGAACTTCGGCCTGTGGGGCGTGGGCCTGTACCTGGCCGCCAACGGCCTGCTGACCCTGGGGGCCCTGCTGGCCACCCGCGAGACGCGGCTGCTGGACCTCACCCTGGTCAAGGCCTGA
- a CDS encoding tRNA-uridine aminocarboxypropyltransferase produces MSPAPAPSRPRCPRCERPLSACVCHWTRPTDNQVLVLILQHPQERHHAKNSAGLLALSLARCRREVGEVFDPVQLSEWIGPLRSAALLYPRTGLGPETDARPPQIRKLVIIDATWRKSLRMLAGNPLLQSLPRLALQDTPAPRYRIRRARQPHQLSTLEACCQALGELEDRPAHYEALLAAFDGFVAEQARWMAGLPPPQPSVS; encoded by the coding sequence ATGTCCCCTGCGCCCGCTCCGTCCCGCCCGCGTTGCCCGCGCTGCGAGCGGCCTCTGTCAGCCTGTGTGTGCCACTGGACGCGTCCGACCGACAACCAGGTGTTGGTGCTGATCCTGCAGCATCCCCAGGAGAGGCATCACGCCAAGAACAGTGCGGGCCTGTTGGCCCTCAGCCTGGCGCGCTGTCGGCGTGAGGTGGGCGAGGTCTTCGATCCGGTACAGCTGAGCGAGTGGATCGGCCCGCTGCGCAGTGCCGCCCTGCTCTATCCCCGCACCGGGCTCGGCCCCGAGACGGACGCCCGGCCGCCCCAGATCCGCAAGCTGGTGATCATCGACGCCACCTGGCGCAAGAGCCTGCGGATGCTGGCCGGCAACCCGCTTCTGCAGTCCCTGCCGCGCCTGGCCTTGCAGGACACGCCGGCCCCGCGCTACCGCATCCGCCGGGCCCGTCAGCCGCACCAGCTGTCCACGCTGGAGGCCTGCTGCCAGGCCCTGGGCGAACTGGAAGATCGGCCGGCGCACTACGAAGCGCTGCTGGCCGCCTTCGATGGCTTCGTGGCGGAGCAGGCCCGCTGGATGGCCGGCCTGCCGCCCCCTCAGCCGAGCGTCAGTTGA
- a CDS encoding SapC family protein: MITPDLHKKPVGLDREKHKNLKLRRELSNLRAAAGLNALFLTGAEFGDACKEYPILFLNAGQDDQGKTQVAPVAVFGVTQGENLFLQPDGRWDAYYVPAMLRAYPFTMARLDADRYVVVFDESYDGLSETEGQPFFDEKGEPTEMLKELRQFIENIEVEIERTRRAGQRLMELKLLQPKRFDATLPDGTPFAVDGFLALDEERLAQLSDAEMLELTRSGLLALLHAHQISLSNMRRLLDRRLALQAAAGQTLN; this comes from the coding sequence TTGATCACCCCTGACCTGCACAAGAAGCCCGTCGGCCTGGACCGCGAAAAGCACAAGAACCTGAAGCTGCGCCGCGAGCTGAGCAATCTGCGTGCGGCCGCTGGCCTGAACGCCCTGTTCCTGACCGGCGCCGAGTTCGGCGATGCCTGCAAGGAATACCCCATCCTGTTCCTGAACGCCGGGCAGGATGACCAGGGCAAGACGCAGGTGGCCCCCGTGGCCGTCTTCGGCGTCACCCAGGGCGAGAACCTGTTCCTGCAGCCCGATGGCCGCTGGGATGCGTATTACGTGCCGGCCATGCTGCGCGCCTACCCGTTCACGATGGCCCGCCTGGACGCCGATCGCTACGTCGTGGTGTTCGACGAGTCCTACGACGGCCTGTCCGAGACGGAGGGGCAGCCCTTCTTCGACGAGAAGGGCGAGCCCACCGAGATGCTCAAGGAACTGCGCCAGTTCATCGAGAACATCGAGGTGGAGATCGAGCGCACCCGCCGCGCCGGCCAGCGCCTGATGGAGCTGAAGCTGCTGCAGCCCAAGCGTTTCGATGCCACGCTGCCCGACGGCACCCCCTTCGCGGTGGACGGCTTCCTGGCGCTGGACGAAGAGCGTCTGGCCCAGCTGAGCGACGCCGAGATGCTGGAGCTGACCCGCAGCGGCCTGCTGGCCCTGCTGCACGCGCACCAGATCTCGCTGTCCAACATGCGTCGCCTGCTGGACCGCCGCCTGGCCCTGCAGGCCGCGGCCGGCCAGACCCTCAACTGA
- a CDS encoding hemolysin family protein, giving the protein MDFALLAFLILLNGVFAMSEMALAASRKARLQVMVEAGEKGAAVAMELQDHPTHFLSTVQIGITSIGVLNGIVGESAFSAGLSQWLQSVSPLAGRTADITATALVVVVITILSIIFGELVPKRLGQMYPETVARVVAGPMKWLSMVASPLVAVLAACTEAVLRLLGIRSDLTRSVTEEEIAASLEEGLDAGVIEAQEHQMVRNVFRLDDRQVGSMMIPRAEIRWLDLNASIEQVLHTVAEEQHSRYPVCRGSLDDVVGVVAAHDLLAPMSRGHIESLDDYIQPPVFVPETLSGMELLEHFRGTRAELVFVVDEYGAVQGVITVRDVLEAITGEFGAPTDDDAWMVQREDGSWLVDGLIPVHELKDRLELKELPEEDRGRYNTLAGMIMLLLGRLPHTADAVEWGGWRFEVVDLDGKRVDKVLASPLLNTENPIDHP; this is encoded by the coding sequence ATGGACTTTGCGTTACTTGCCTTCCTGATCCTCCTCAACGGCGTGTTCGCCATGTCCGAGATGGCCCTGGCCGCCAGCCGCAAGGCCCGGCTGCAGGTCATGGTGGAGGCGGGGGAGAAGGGCGCGGCCGTGGCCATGGAGCTGCAGGACCACCCCACCCACTTCCTGTCGACGGTGCAGATCGGCATCACCTCGATCGGCGTGCTCAACGGCATCGTGGGCGAGTCGGCCTTCTCGGCAGGCTTGTCGCAATGGCTGCAATCGGTCTCGCCCCTGGCGGGCCGCACGGCCGACATCACGGCCACCGCGCTGGTGGTGGTGGTGATCACCATCCTGAGCATCATCTTTGGCGAGCTAGTGCCCAAGCGCCTGGGCCAGATGTACCCCGAGACGGTGGCCCGCGTGGTCGCCGGCCCGATGAAGTGGCTGTCCATGGTGGCCAGCCCCCTGGTGGCCGTGCTGGCCGCCTGCACCGAGGCCGTGCTGCGCCTGCTGGGCATCCGCAGCGATCTGACCCGCAGCGTCACGGAAGAAGAAATTGCCGCCAGCTTGGAAGAGGGCCTGGATGCGGGCGTGATCGAGGCCCAGGAGCACCAGATGGTGCGCAACGTGTTCCGCCTGGACGACCGCCAGGTGGGCTCGATGATGATCCCGCGTGCCGAGATCCGCTGGCTGGACCTGAACGCTTCGATCGAGCAGGTGCTGCACACCGTGGCCGAGGAGCAGCATTCCCGCTACCCGGTGTGCCGGGGCAGCCTGGACGATGTGGTGGGGGTGGTGGCCGCGCACGATCTGCTGGCCCCCATGTCCCGCGGGCACATCGAATCCCTGGACGACTACATCCAGCCGCCGGTGTTCGTGCCCGAAACCCTGTCCGGCATGGAGCTGTTGGAGCACTTTCGCGGCACCCGTGCCGAGCTGGTGTTCGTGGTGGACGAATACGGCGCCGTGCAGGGCGTGATCACCGTGCGCGATGTGCTGGAAGCCATCACCGGCGAGTTCGGCGCGCCCACGGACGATGATGCCTGGATGGTCCAGCGCGAGGATGGCAGCTGGCTGGTGGACGGCCTGATCCCGGTCCACGAACTCAAGGACCGGCTGGAACTGAAGGAATTGCCCGAGGAAGACCGCGGGCGCTACAACACCCTGGCGGGCATGATCATGCTGCTGCTGGGCCGGTTGCCGCACACCGCCGACGCGGTGGAGTGGGGCGGCTGGCGCTTCGAGGTGGTGGACCTCGATGGCAAGCGCGTGGACAAGGTGCTTGCCAGCCCTTTGCTGAACACGGAGAACCCGATTGATCACCCCTGA
- a CDS encoding methyltransferase, TIGR04325 family gives MGQHLSKARSFIGDLPGIRHWRHERFRNRFENGQAVGTCRGVFDSYEAAAAAAPASRPLGYDHDDAAGMYHDRIGQIYPSDYPMMFWLQRALDLGARRVFDLGGHIGLSYYSYATRMALPEDLSWQVCDVPAVVDSGRREAAARDSSGRLRFTADFAEAAQADVLFTAGCLQYLQETLAQRVASLPRQPEWLLVNLLPLHPARGYWTVQSIGTAYCPYRIQHDDGFFQDILRLGYRRLDRWENLEKSCWVAFDDLHSLDRYHGAAFRLDPASIDGH, from the coding sequence GTGGGACAACACCTGTCGAAGGCCAGAAGCTTCATCGGCGACCTGCCTGGGATTCGCCATTGGCGCCACGAGCGCTTCAGGAACCGTTTCGAGAACGGACAGGCCGTGGGCACCTGCCGCGGCGTCTTCGACAGCTACGAAGCCGCCGCCGCCGCCGCCCCGGCTTCGCGCCCTCTGGGCTATGACCACGACGATGCCGCCGGGATGTACCACGACCGGATCGGTCAGATCTACCCCAGCGACTATCCGATGATGTTCTGGCTCCAGCGGGCCCTGGACCTGGGTGCGCGCCGGGTCTTCGATCTGGGCGGGCACATCGGGCTGTCCTATTACAGCTATGCCACCCGCATGGCGCTGCCGGAGGATCTCTCCTGGCAGGTCTGCGATGTTCCGGCGGTCGTGGACAGCGGTCGACGCGAGGCCGCGGCGCGGGACAGCAGCGGGCGCCTGCGCTTCACGGCCGACTTCGCAGAAGCTGCCCAGGCGGACGTGCTGTTCACCGCCGGCTGCCTCCAGTATCTGCAGGAGACCCTGGCGCAGCGGGTGGCATCGCTGCCCCGCCAACCCGAATGGCTGTTGGTGAACCTGCTGCCGCTGCACCCGGCCCGCGGGTACTGGACGGTCCAGAGCATCGGCACGGCTTACTGCCCCTACCGGATCCAGCATGACGACGGATTCTTCCAGGACATCCTGCGGCTGGGTTACCGGCGGCTGGACCGGTGGGAAAACCTCGAGAAGAGCTGCTGGGTCGCCTTCGATGACCTGCACAGCCTGGACCGCTACCACGGGGCCGCCTTCCGGCTGGATCCCGCGTCGATCGACGGACACTGA
- a CDS encoding ATP-binding protein yields MTQPLPTDALTLRGGEALIRRLAWLLITASSVLEGLQLFFLHQVRLGAVLSLLAGVGMLTLLRLGRSRWAAGVFPLSLVIIIPLAAYQVAGVRNAAWALLPLATILAGWMLGRREAFVTALAGLLGLGLVWGLKMRGVEVEPAVPGVYAVLYGVIGVMGAVIGTATATSFDKQIAQVTALTQALQRSNEHLEARVLERTRELMATNEALAQAKQAAEGAAQAKAAFLANMSHEIRTPLNAIQGLSHLLLQTPLDGRQRAHVGQLHQAGSHLLAIVNDILDLSKADAGRMTLATEPFALDMVLSRVQALIGEAAQRKQLRLSSRLDPAVPTWLIGDPLRLGQVLINLGHNAVKFTDQGEVALEVQVLDRLPDSVRLHFAVRDSGVGIALEDQSRLFQEFEQLDNSSTRRHGGTGLGLAISRQLVRLMGGEIGVDSQPGQGSTFWFTVRLPVAMAPEAGGPLRPDTPPAPRLDGLRVLLAEDHPVNQLVAAELLRALGAQVDVAEDGRQAVAMGEAGRYDAVLMDLQMPGLDGVQATRALRRLHGAARLPIIAMSASVMAEDRQRCLDAGMNDFVAKPFEPEALCTVLLRWTGAARRTQLPRSSLEGPRIQALDHVVQEAGDA; encoded by the coding sequence ATGACCCAGCCTTTGCCGACGGACGCCCTGACCCTGCGCGGTGGTGAAGCGCTCATTCGTCGTCTGGCCTGGCTGCTCATCACGGCCTCGTCGGTGCTGGAGGGACTGCAGCTGTTCTTCCTGCACCAGGTCCGGCTGGGCGCGGTGCTGAGCCTGCTGGCGGGCGTGGGCATGCTGACCCTGCTGCGGCTGGGCCGCTCGCGCTGGGCCGCCGGGGTGTTCCCGCTGTCGCTGGTGATCATCATTCCGCTGGCGGCCTACCAGGTGGCGGGCGTGCGCAACGCCGCCTGGGCCCTGCTGCCGCTGGCCACCATCCTGGCCGGTTGGATGCTGGGCCGTCGCGAGGCCTTCGTCACCGCACTGGCCGGCCTGTTGGGCCTGGGCCTGGTGTGGGGACTGAAGATGCGCGGCGTCGAGGTGGAGCCGGCGGTCCCGGGGGTCTATGCGGTGCTGTACGGCGTCATCGGGGTGATGGGCGCGGTGATCGGCACCGCCACGGCCACCAGCTTCGACAAGCAGATTGCCCAGGTGACGGCCCTGACCCAGGCCCTGCAGCGCAGCAACGAGCACCTGGAAGCCCGGGTGCTGGAACGCACCCGCGAACTCATGGCCACCAACGAGGCACTGGCCCAGGCCAAGCAGGCCGCGGAAGGCGCGGCCCAGGCCAAGGCGGCCTTCCTGGCCAACATGAGTCATGAGATCCGCACGCCGCTCAATGCCATCCAGGGCCTCAGCCACCTGCTGCTGCAGACGCCGCTGGACGGCCGTCAGCGGGCCCACGTGGGGCAGCTGCACCAGGCCGGCAGCCACCTGCTGGCCATCGTCAATGACATCCTGGACCTCAGCAAGGCCGACGCCGGCCGCATGACGCTGGCCACCGAGCCCTTTGCGCTGGACATGGTGCTCAGCCGCGTGCAGGCCCTGATCGGCGAGGCGGCCCAGCGCAAGCAGCTGCGGCTGAGCAGCCGCCTGGACCCGGCGGTGCCGACCTGGCTGATCGGTGACCCGCTGCGCCTGGGCCAGGTGCTCATCAACCTGGGCCACAACGCGGTGAAGTTCACCGACCAGGGCGAGGTGGCCCTGGAGGTGCAGGTGCTGGATCGTCTGCCCGACAGCGTGCGGCTGCACTTTGCGGTGCGGGACTCGGGGGTGGGCATCGCGCTGGAAGACCAGTCCCGCCTGTTCCAGGAATTCGAACAGCTCGACAACTCCTCCACCCGCCGACATGGTGGCACCGGCCTGGGCCTGGCCATCTCGCGCCAGCTGGTGCGCTTGATGGGCGGCGAGATCGGGGTGGACAGCCAGCCCGGGCAGGGCTCGACCTTCTGGTTCACCGTGCGGCTGCCGGTGGCCATGGCACCGGAGGCCGGTGGGCCGCTGCGCCCCGACACGCCGCCCGCACCCCGGCTGGATGGTCTGCGGGTGCTGCTGGCCGAGGACCATCCGGTCAACCAGTTGGTGGCCGCCGAATTGCTGCGGGCGCTGGGCGCCCAGGTGGATGTGGCCGAAGACGGCCGCCAGGCGGTGGCCATGGGCGAGGCCGGGCGCTACGACGCCGTGCTGATGGACCTGCAGATGCCCGGCCTGGACGGCGTGCAGGCCACGCGCGCACTGCGGCGGCTGCATGGCGCCGCCCGCCTGCCCATCATCGCCATGAGTGCCAGCGTGATGGCCGAGGACCGACAGCGCTGCCTGGATGCGGGCATGAACGACTTCGTGGCCAAGCCCTTCGAGCCGGAGGCGCTGTGCACCGTGCTGCTGCGCTGGACCGGGGCCGCCCGGCGCACGCAACTGCCTCGCTCAAGCCTCGAAGGCCCGCGGATCCAGGCGCTGGACCACGTGGTCCAGGAAGCTGGTGATGCGTGA